The sequence below is a genomic window from Nostoc flagelliforme CCNUN1.
TATTTAAATAGAATTTTTAGCGATCGCTTCTTTTTTACCCGACTTCACAAAATCGCGTTGCTCCCGTGCGAAACAGGGGATGCTGGGCTGGTCTTCTTATTCCAGTTCTTACAACAACATCGACGCTTGGTATTGTTATCTGGATTGTCTTTCGACCTGAAGAGAGAATAAGAAGTCGCTACAATCACTATTAAGGGTAAAAGTGGTATTGAGCCGAGATACAAGTAAAAACCTGCAAGATGGTTTGGAAACTCTTACTATGTATAGGGTTCAGGCATTTTTAAGTAAAATTGGCTCTATAGCGTAAATCTTGGGTATGTATCGCTACAAGAACCTGACTTTTCCCGTTAAGTCATGAAACAACGAAGCAGCAAGAGTTTCAGACTAGACTTTCTTCTCAATAACTTAATATTACTGACAATAAATTACGAGAGAATAGGGCTTTGGGCTGGGGGAAAAGTCAAGCGTAGGCGCAGCCCGTCGTAGACATCGCTCAATCAAGGAGATAGGGGTGGATCGTGGATCTAGCGAAGCTGTCATGAGCAGCACATTCACCCTTCAAGCATAGAGGCTTGCTCAGAAGCGATCGCTTCCCAGTAAACCTTAATTTTTCTTAGATTCTATGGATTCCACTTATTTAGTCATTCGTGTAATCGGGGCGGAGTAATCTTATATAGAGGGAAAACTTTACATAAAAGCTTTCGTTTGAATTTCTGGCAGATTTGAGGCACTCATACCCGAAACTATTGTACGCTTAAGCATTGGGTGATCAGTATGAGTAAATCCCGTGTCAGAGTCGGGATGGAAACAAACAACAGTTAATTTATCTTCCATTGTCCGAAACTTATGAAGGCTATTGGCAGGAATAAAAATAGTGACACCTGGCTGCAATGGAGTAGTACCATCAGGTGTTTCACACTCCCCACTGCCTTCGACTACAATGATTAGCCTATAGCTAGGATGAGTATGAGCAGTCTGATCTACACCTGGGGGAAAATAGAGAGCATTAAGGCAAGGATCTCCCTGCATAATTGGGGGAATTAGTACATTATCTGTACCTCCATCGATGTAACCCAATCGACCAATGGATTCAATTGCCCCTCCGATAAGAAATACCCCTCTAAAAGCTGGACAAGTAACCAAAAAACCCGATGAATCTTTACCACCAACCCAACCTTCTCCAGGCAAACTGAAGTACATACCAGGGTGAAGTTTATAGTCCTGCAAACCCGCACTGCGATATAAAACAGGATGACCGCTGTAAACAAAGCCAAAATGAGTTCCTGTATCGGGAAGTTGAATAGATTCTCCATTCCAAGCCATAAAACTATCTGGTGCTTGTTCGTTAAATTTAGCAAGATCACCATGAGTTAACTGTTGATAAATTTGAAGTGTCATAATCGATTTACTTTACATATTTATTATTGGGACTTGAGACATTTCAGGTACAAAAATCCCTGAAACCCTTGTTGAAAAAGGAAATAGACAATTCTGCAAAAACGATTCCAATTTCCTTCAATTCAGTTATATCAAAGTCACACAATAAACTTATGTAAACTCTAGTACATCCAATCTGAAACATGGTTTTTTACTAAATCACATTATTCATCTCAAAGATACGATTAATTCAAGCAAATTTTATAAAGAACTTACCCAGTTATTATAAGTTAGTATAAATAGACGATTAAGTTATAATTTAATCGTTTATTTATAAAATGATAAATCTATTCAGGGGATAAGGCCGATTTATCATCAATAGGTAAGATTAATGTATCTAAAATTTCTTTACGAACTTTGGGATTAATAACACAATCAGTATTCAAACACTCTACTAAGAGTAGATTAGCTTCATAATAATTCTTAAGCAATTTTTTCTCGTCATCATTAAATTGCCAAAAATGACTTCCTATTTGACGGGTTTTCTTAGCCAGACTTCTAGATTCATCAGCTAAATGCTTCAGTTTTTCTTCATCAAGTTCATCATTCTCAGACTGAACATCTTTATGGTATAGATTTTCTAAAATATTTCTGATTTCTTGGTGTAACTGCTTAGATTCAAGAGCGTATTTGATAGCAATATACATAGCTTCATTAGCTGAGGATACATCACTAATTTTTTGCTCTCCTTGAGCTATATTTTTATCGTATTTTTCAGCAATATGAATACCTTCTTCAAAATCAGTATCTTGAAAAACACGAGCAAAAAAGCTTCCGCAAACTAAATAATTAGCTGAACAATCTAGTAGTAAACTGAGTCGTCGCTCTTGATCAATATCAAAATCAATATCAAAATAAAAAGCTCGTATAGCAGATGATTTCACAGAATTATGATGAATTAATGATTTTTTGTGTACATAACCAAGAAAATTTTGTAGTTTTTCATTATTGTCTAGAATTTTATCAATTTTTTCTTTCATTATTTTGAAAAGTAATGAAGCATCTGGTTGAGCCATTTCTGCTGATAATAGAAATACTTCTCGCCAGTAGCGATCGCTCAAATTGTTCACTAACTCTTCAAAAGCCTTTCTAATATTGATTTCACGAGCAGTAAAGTATTCATGAAAAGTAAGGTGAGAAAAGGAATAAACTCCTTTAGCTCGTTCGACTAAAAGTCCATGCTGTGCCTCAATGGCATGTAAAACTGCTTCGCTATCTAGTTGGAGAGCTTCTTTCTCTCTATCAACATTACTGCGTAGATTCTGTATATATTCTTTGATACAACTTTTTACTTCTTTTTGAGAAAAGAAAAACTCTTTCTCTTTGAAAGTTTTAAAGGCAATATAACTTAATAAATCTTTCTTCCTTTGAAGAGAGAGTTGTTGGTAGACTTGCTCTCGTTGAATTCCTCGTTTAGCATCCCATTTACTGAGAAGAATTTCAAGACCTTCTGTATATAATTCTGAACGATTATTAGGAGAATTACATTTTTCTTCAAAAAGTAAACATATTAAAGTTAATAGTAGAGGTGTAACTGCTAATTGAGATAAACGATAATTATTTTTTAATGCTTGAACTACCTCTTCTGCTTTAATAAATTTTTTATTGTCAAACCATTGAGAGATGAATCTTTCAATTTGTTGCTCATTAAAATCTGCTAGTTCAACCTCAGTAAACTTGTCGAATACATTATAAGAGTATTCTTTAGCTGCTATTCTACAGGTAATAACAAAATAATTATCATAATATATCCTAGATAAACTTCTAATTTCGTTTAAAGTTCGTTCGTAATGCTCATTTTTTACTTCATCCAATCCATCTAGTAAAACCAAAACTGATTTCCGTACAAATAGTTCTTGAACTTGATCTACATTTACTCCACAGTCAGAAAATAAGGTTCTTCCGGCACTTTTATGGTGGTTACTAAATTTTAGTAAATTTTATTAACTACATTTTAATGATGTTTATCCTTCAAACATAGACTGTGTAACTATTACAGCAGTTTTAGGTATACTGAAATAATCCAAATAGCATGATTTATACTATAACACAGTAAAAATTAAGGCGATCGCTATGAAATTTACTGTAGAGCAAATCCTGAATCTGCCCGATATGAAAGTATTAGATTTTCAAGAAATTGAAGGGGAAGAAATAATTATAACGATAGAAAAAAGCGTCAACTATTCGACTTGCCCATCTTGTGGGCAAAAT
It includes:
- a CDS encoding cupin domain-containing protein is translated as MTLQIYQQLTHGDLAKFNEQAPDSFMAWNGESIQLPDTGTHFGFVYSGHPVLYRSAGLQDYKLHPGMYFSLPGEGWVGGKDSSGFLVTCPAFRGVFLIGGAIESIGRLGYIDGGTDNVLIPPIMQGDPCLNALYFPPGVDQTAHTHPSYRLIIVVEGSGECETPDGTTPLQPGVTIFIPANSLHKFRTMEDKLTVVCFHPDSDTGFTHTDHPMLKRTIVSGMSASNLPEIQTKAFM
- a CDS encoding NACHT C-terminal helical domain 2-containing protein, which encodes MAQPDASLLFKIMKEKIDKILDNNEKLQNFLGYVHKKSLIHHNSVKSSAIRAFYFDIDFDIDQERRLSLLLDCSANYLVCGSFFARVFQDTDFEEGIHIAEKYDKNIAQGEQKISDVSSANEAMYIAIKYALESKQLHQEIRNILENLYHKDVQSENDELDEEKLKHLADESRSLAKKTRQIGSHFWQFNDDEKKLLKNYYEANLLLVECLNTDCVINPKVRKEILDTLILPIDDKSALSPE